In Nothobranchius furzeri strain GRZ-AD chromosome 18, NfurGRZ-RIMD1, whole genome shotgun sequence, a single genomic region encodes these proteins:
- the vcpkmt gene encoding protein N-lysine methyltransferase METTL21D — protein MATNTDDSKYFVREIEKNDGCSLRLKQCYIGDVGCVVWDAAIVLAKYLETKQFYEPTSGVNVWSGKTVVELGAGTGVVGLMAATLGAQVKVTDLEDLLPLLKVNIQENQALISSGSITAKVLKWGEDISEFLPPPHYILMADCIYYEQSIVPLVESLKLLSGPETCIICCYEQRTEGINPEVERKFFELLQQNFSCEKIPLDKQDPEFSSPEIHVLHIRRKQKK, from the exons ATGGCGACGAACACGGATGACAGCAAGTATTTCGTGAGAGAAATTGAGAAAAATGACGGTTGTAGCTTAAGGCTGAAGCAGTGCTACATAGGGGATGTTGGTTGTGTGGTCTGGGACGCGGCTATTGTTCTCGCTAAGTATTTAGAGACGAAACAGTtttacgagccgacttcaggagtcaaCGTGTGGTCCGGAAAGACGGTGGTGGAGCTGGGAGCTGGGACAGGAGTCGTGGGTTTGATGGCAGCAACACTTGG AGCCCAGGTTAAAGTGACCGATCTGGAAGATTTGCTGCCCCTTCTTAAGGTGAACATCCAAGAAAATCAGGCACTCATAAGTAGCGGGTCCATAACTGCCAAGGTACTGAAATG GGGCGAAGATATATCCGAGTTCCTGCCTCCTCCTCATTACATTCTTATGGCTGATTGCATCTATTATGAGCAG TCGATCGTACCGCTGGTGGAGAGCTTGAAGCTGCTTTCAGGACCTGAAACGTGCATCATTTGCTGCTATGAACAACGTACTGAAGGCATCAATCCAGAGGTAGAAAGAAAGTTTTTTGAG TTGCTGCAGCAAAACTTTAGCTGTGAGAAGATCCCTTTGGACAAACAAGACCCAGAGTTCAGCAGTCCGGAAATCCACGTTTTGCACATTCGAAGAAAACAGAAGAAATAG
- the msh4 gene encoding mutS protein homolog 4, translating to MYHSSTEEVTSGDASERGQVRRTAASRGPNQTTTSSCDPASLCSALSPQSSDESISKSSHGPAQPGMASGQHPNSSRAGRTASSLLVSTSDSSSFHCGETPRVRRTPGSAGPTGASCSSGSTSSGPTVIVAVVEGRGFARGEIGMASFNLKYPELVLSQFADTGTYAKVITKIHILMPVEILMPDTASEKGKRTKLFKLITENFPGVTFTAIQRKYFNEKKGLEYIQQLCAPEFNTVLMEVQAKYYCLASAASLLKYLEFLQNSLYAAKSLKVSFKGSEQTAMIDSASAANLELVVNNRDHRSEQTLLGVLNHTKTPGGARRLRSNILEPLVDVDTINIRLDAIQELLQNEELFFGLKNAIGHFLDVDRLLSVLVQVPKQETVQAAEAKITHVIQLKHTLDLVPQLRTLLTDCRTSLLKAYSAALEDNRFDVILEQIKTVINDNTTYLKGSLNMRTQKCYAVRPNINEFLDIARRAYTEIVDDIAGLVNQMGEDYGLPMRTSFSTTRGFFIQMKLDGVVLPEGKLPPEFIKVTKHKNNYGFTTADLMKMNGRCEEALREIFHMSYVVICQLLSTVHEHIHCLYKLSDAVSMLDMLISLANACTISDYVRPEFTDTLAIKQSRHPILERLARQQPVSNNTYITEGSNFVIITGPNMSGKSTYLKQVALCQIMAQIGSFVPAEYASFRIADQIFTRIGVDDDFETNSSTFMLEMKEISYIIHNGSDRSLIIIDELGRGTSAEEGIGICHSVCEFLLRLKAFTLFATHFLELCQLESLYPNVENQHMEVQHTRSGDSGAEHVVYTYLLSRGSSEERHYGLRAAEMTALPSDVIQEAKTIASQVSRQLLARHQTDPETQRQRAVYRLATRLLQTARNSRLDPESLRMYLKGLKRQYEAELQAVGEL from the exons ATGTATCACAGCAGCACAGAGGAGGTAACGAGTGGTGACGCCTCAGAACGTGGACAAGTCCGGAGGACAGCCGCGAGCAGAGGACCGAATCAAACTACCACTTCTTCTTGTGATCCAGCATCACTTTGCTCAGCTCTTTCTCCTCAAAGTTCAGATGAGAGCATATCTAAATCAAGTCATGGTCCAGCCCAACCGGGAATGGCTTCAG GCCAGCATCCTAACAGCTCCAGGGCTGGGAGGACAGCTTCATCACTCCTCGTGTCCACCTCAGACAGCTCCTCTTTTCACTGTGGAGAAACACCAAGAGTCAGAAGGACACCAGGTTCTGCAGGGCCCACAG GAGCCAGTTGCTCATCAGGATCTACAAGCTCTGGTCCCACTGTGATTGTAGCTGTGGTTGAAGGCCGTGGTTTTGCAAGGGGAGAGATCGGCATGGCCAGTTTCAACCTGAAATATCCAGAGCTTGTACTTTCTCAGTTTGCAGACACAGGAACATATGCCAAG GTTATAACAAAGATTCATATCTTGATGCCAGTGGAAATATTGATGCCAGACACAGCCAGTGAGAAGGGAAAAAGGACCAAGCTGTTCAAACTGATCACTGAGAATTTCCCG GGTGTGACTTTTACTGCGATCCAACGGAAGTATTTTAATGAAAAGAAAGGACTGGAGTACATCCAGCAGCTGTGTGCTCCAGAATTCAACACTGTCCTGATGGAAGTGCAGGCCAA GTATTACTGCCTAGCGTCTGCAGCTTCTTTGCTGAAATATTTAGAGTTTCTCCAGAACTCTCTTTATGCTGCAAAGTCACTCAAAGTGAGCTTCAAAGGGAGTGAGCAGACAGCTATGATTGACTCGGCATCTGCTGCTAACTTAGAGTTAGTGGTCAACAACAGAGACCACAG GAGTGAACAGACCCTTTTAGGGGTCCTCAACCACACAAAAACCCCTGGTGGAGCCAGAAGACTTCGCTCTAATATTCTAGAGCCTCTAGTTGATGTGGATACGATCAACATCCGCTTGGATGCCATACAAGAGCTCCTGCAAAATGAGGAGCTCTTCTTTGGACTGAAGAATG CCATCGGCCATTTCCTCGATGTTGACCGGCTGCTGTCTGTTCTGGTCCAGGTCCCAAAGCAGGAAACG GTTCAAGCTGCTGAAGCTAAGATTACACACGTCATTCAGCTCAAACACACACTGGATCTGGTGCCACAGCTAAGG ACGTTGTTGACGGACTGCAGAACATCTCTGCTGAAGGCTTACAGCGCCGCGCTGGAAGACAACAG ATTCGACGTGATCCTGGAGCAAATCAAGACGGTGATAAACGACAACACCACGTATCTGAAAGGCAGCCTGAACATGCGCACCCAGAAGTGTTACGCAGTGCGCCCCAACATCAACGAGTTCCTCGACATCGCCCGCAGGGCCTACACGGAGATAGTCGACGACATTGCAG GGCTCGTGAACCAGATGGGAGAGGACTACGGCTTGCCGATGCGCACCAGCTTCAGCACAACTCGAGGTTTCTTCATCCAAATGAAACTCGACGGTGTTGTTTTGCCCGAGGGCAAACTTCCCCCAGAGTTCATCAAG GTCACCAAGCACAAGAACAACTATGGCTTCACCACCGCAGACCTGATGAAGATGAACGGACGCTGTGAAGAAGCCCTGAGGGAGATTTTTCACATGTCTTATGT GGTGATATGTCAGCTGCTTAGCACCGTCCATGAGCACATCCACTGCCTCTACAAACTCTCGGATGCCGTATCCATGCTGGACATGTTGATCTCACTGGCTAATGCGTGCACAATCTCAGACTATG tTCGTCCTGAGTTTACAGACACTCTGGCCATCAAGCAAAGTCGTCACCCCATTCTGGAGCGGCTAGCTCGACAGCAGCCGGTGTCAAACAACACCTACATCACCGAGGGCAGCAACTTTGTCATCATAACAGGACCCAACATGAGCGGCAAGTCCACCTACCTGAAGCAGGTGGCGCTGTGTCAGATCATGGCTCAGATCG GCTCTTTCGTCCCGGCTGAATATGCCTCCTTTCGCATTGCCGATCAGATTTTCACCAGAATTGGTGTAGACGATGATTTTGAGACCAACTCTTCCACTTTCATGCTGGAAATGAAGGAG ATCTCTTACATAATCCACAACGGGAGCGACCGGTCCTTGATCATCATAGATGAGTTGGGCCGTGGCACTAGTGCTGAAGAAGGGATTGGCATCTGCCACTCAGTGTGTGAGTTCCTCCTCCGCCTAAAG GCGTTCACGCTGTTTGCCACACACTTCCTTGAGCTGTGTCAGCTGGAGTCTCTCTATCCTAACGTAGAGAACCAGCACATGGAGGTCCAGCACACACGCAGCGGTGACTCTGGTGCAGAGCATGTGGTGTACACATATCTGCTGAGCCGTGGCTCCTCTGAAGAGAGGCATTATG GTCTGAGAGCAGCAGAAATGACTGCACTGCCTTCAGATGTGATCCAAGAAGCTAAGACGATTGCCTCTCAAGTCAGCCGGCAGCTTCTG GCGAGACATCAAACTGATCCAGAAACTCAGAGACAGAGAGCGGTTTACCGTCTGGCCACTCGCCTCCTGCAGACCGCCAGAAACTCAAGACTAGACCCTGAAAGCTTGAGGATGTATCTGAAGGGACTGAAGAGGCAGTATGAGGCCGAGCTGCAGGCCGTCGGAGAACTTTAA